The Amycolatopsis sp. NBC_01480 genome segment CTAATGTCTGGGCACGTTGGGGAGGGATTATTTGACGTATTTAATGCTGGTCGGATCCTTGCTGAAATTCCGAGCGAGGCTTTCGAGTCGCATTGGAACAAGATGTATCCCGCTACAGTTGCTGGACAGTTTCGATCTATGGGGGCCAATAGAAGTGAGGCTAAGAAAAAAGCGGATATATTTGTACAGGACTTTCGCAAGTTTGGTAGCTTTCGAATGAGCGACGACAAGAACTTTTCAAACTACCTTCGCCCACCGGGTGATCCTTCCGACTGAGCTGCCGCCGGCGCCTCGACGATCCTTCTGAGCCTTTGTAGCAGTTCCACCTCCTCGGGCTTAAGCTATACTGGATATAACTGTCACTCGTGAATGGCTTGAATTTGGAGTAACGTGGATTTCAGTGTGGTACCGCCTCGCACGCGGCCGCGACCTGGAGGCAAAGGTGTCTACCTAGAGGAAGACCGATGGAATGATTATGGATTTGTTACGATGTATCACTTGTGGTACGTCGACACCTTCGAGGCTAAGAGTATTGGGGAAGTAAAGTTCGGCCGCTTCGGAATGCGGAGTGGTTCCCCGGACATTCCACCCAGATTTCAGCTGCTTGGGGGCGAGTTTTTCTCGCTCGGCCAAGATGCGGTCTTCTATGAAAGAATAAGGAATCTTGGTGACGACGTACGAGTGACGATACTCGGTGCTTTGCGTGACACGGCCTTCGACGAGTCCATCTTCAATGCATGTAGAAATGAACTGGTCACTCAGGAATCACTTCTCCGAAGCGTTGATGCTCGGACGGTGGAGACTCAGTTTCGAAGGATTGCGCACGGTGGTAGGACTCTGGAAAGAATCTTCTTTGCGTATCGCGGGCCTGGCGTATTCGGTGACAACAGGGCCCCACTGATAGACGTAGAAGTTCTCCCCGATTCATCACCGCCTACGAATGTCCATGCCATCATTGGTAGCAACGGCGCAGGCAAGACGACCTTATTGAGGGATATTGCGACGGCTGTCCTTGAGCCTAGGGCGATCCTGCCGGATAGTCGGGGTCAAATTGTAGACGAGCAGGGTAATTCCATCAAGCCTTTCGTTAATTTAATATCAGTATCGTTTAGCTCGTTTGATGAAGCACAGTTTGTCGAGTCTAGTAGGAGTATAACGCATCGGCATGTAAGTATTTACCGTCAAGCGGAGGATGGGTCTCAGACCTATGTTCCGAAAAGTGCTCAGCATCTTAGCGAAGAGTTTGCCGAAGCTGCTGCAGGGCTGACTCCGAGGCAGCTCGATCGGTGGAAAGATGTGTTAACTGTTGCGGCAACAGACCCAATTCTTGAAGAAGCGTTGGCCCCGATTCTTAATAGTGTGGCCGGCGCAAGGGTTGGGCAAGGGGATATGTTGCCGATCTTCTCCTCCTTGAGTTCAGGTCACAAGATTGTCCTTCTTGCGCTAACTCATCTTGCCAAGCTTGTGGCAGAACGAACATTGATTCTGGCGGACGAGCCGGAAACTCATCTTCATCCCCCGCTTCTTTCGTCGTTTATGAGGGCGCTATCTGGTCTTCTTGTGGAACAGAACGGTGTTGCACTTGTCGCGACACATTCGCCCGTGGTACTCCAAGAAATGCCGAGGTCGTGTGTTTGGAAGCTAAGGAGATCGGGTCAAAGTATCAAAGCTGCTAGGCTCGCAATCGAGACTTTTGGCGAGAATGTAGGTGTTCTTACCCGAGAGGTATTCGGTCTCGAGATCACAAGATCCGGTTTTCATAGAATGCTTGAAGACTCCGTGGGTGAGGGTATGAATTACGCTGAGATCTTGCAAAAGTTTCAAGGTCAATTAGGAGGAGAGGCTAAGAGTCTAATTCGCGCGCTCCTTGCTGAGCGGATGATGGGTGATTGATTCGATGAGATCTTTGCCGATTCCCGCAGTCTCGACGATGGAAAGCTACGCCACTTGCGTGGGCGGTGTAGCGAATGCGGAGTGGAAGGGGTTTCTCGGCAGCCTGACGCCTGCCGTTATGCACGCATCTGCTAAATTTGAGGAAGCGGTAAAGCAAACATCTGTGCATTGTCTATCTGGTGACGACTTCCGATTTGGTCCAAGTGGAAACGATGAACTAGATGAAACGGTAAACAAGGAGGTTCGAAAGCTTTATACGCAAAGAATGGTTCGAAGGGGTACGGCAAGTCGAGTCATTTATGACCAGATCTTCCTGGCGACGGACTGCTGTCCGCTGTGTGGTCATCGGGAGGTCTCCACGCTTGACCATCATCTACCGAAAGTTGGATTCCCATACTTATCGGTCACGCCGTCGAATCTTGTTCCGGCGTGCATTGAGTGCAACAAAGTGAAGCTTGACCGTATCGCAGACATCGCGGAGGAGGAAACGCTGCACCCATATTTCGATGACTTGCAGGATTTGCGGTGGTTGAGAGGGTCTGTTGTCGAGGAAAGCCCACCTGCGGTGTTATTCTATGTAGATTCTCCGACAAGTTGGAGTGCGGTATTGGCGGAGAGGGTTAAGACTCATTTCGCTGCGTTCAGATTGGCGCGCTTGTATGGTGCTCAGGCGGCTACTCAACTACGCGCCATTGAGCTTTATCTCGAGAAAATATCTCAGGGGAGTGGTTCGGCGGGAGTTTCTTCCTATTTGGCGGATATGGCGGTAAGCTCGATGAAAGTTGATCAAAATTATTGGATGGTTGCAATGTATGAGTCTTTGGCTGAAAGTTCATGGTATTGCTCGGGTGGTTACCGGTTTGATCTGTAGATGTCCCCATCTGGGTTGTTTGACTGAAGAGGTCCCTTGTCGATCTGTGCAATCGGCGGACGCTTCGCGGGGGTCGAGCGACTTGATGCGACGCCTGTTTGGCGTCGGCTGCCCCGGAACTTCATCAATTGGGCAATTGCAGGCGTGTAGATAGTGAGCAAGATCGTCTCGGACACATCATTGCCCCATGGCAGCTGGTCGGTGCGCCCACGGGCACGAGATCGCGTCAATGTTCGCGGTTTGCCGCCTCGATTTCTGACCAAGGCTTGCGCTCCATGTCCATGTACGCCAGCGCGTCTGTTCGCGTTCCCGGACGAAGTTCGGCCTCGATGACGGTCCAACCAAGGCGTCGAGCGGCTTCGACACGGTGATGCCCGTTGACCGTGACTCGCTCCCCGTCGCTCGGTGCCTCATAGACGAGGATGCCCTCGATCTCAGCGGGGTGGTTGAGGAAGTACTGAATCCGCGATTCGTCCAGGCCACTACGTTGTGTGTCAAGGTTGCCTTGGTGCAGAGACTTGATCGGGATCGTCGTCATTGCCGGGGCGTTCCCTCCGTGTAAGCCTTGGTCACGAAAGGTTAGCCGATGGGTGGGCAACGAGTCGTGAGGTGACTCGTTCCGTTCAGGGACCTTCATCATGGTGGATAAGTTCGGGACTTGCCTACGGACTACGCGGAGACCGGCTCACGACGTCATGAGACCACAGCGGGGTTCGGTGCTGCTGGGCACTCGGGATACGTCAAGCGCCCACGGCTGTGCAACGGAAGGCATTCGGCCACATCATTGCCCCATGACGGGAGCTTGGCGAAGCCCCGGTACCAGCACAGATCAACCAAGGAACAGTCGTGTAGATAGTGAGCAAGATCGTCCTCGGACACAAATATGTGGGAGATCTCCCAAACCACAGAGTAACAGGCCCGCTACGGCGGGTCTTTCTGGCGTTCAGCTCCTGTCGGCTTCGACTAGCCTGATCTTGAACGTGTCCTCCCTTTGCGCAGTGTGCAGGGGAGGTGCGTCGTGAGTGGGTTCGTCTCACCGCTGGTGCTGCCTGACCGGATTGCCACTCCGTCTCCGGCTGGGCCGTCGTGTCCACCCGTCCCGATGGGCCTCCCGCAGCTACGCGACCTCAGCGGTGCGGACGGTCCGCGCTTGTCGATCGCGCTCATGGACGGCGGGGGACGGCTGCAGGACCGCGG includes the following:
- a CDS encoding ATP-dependent nuclease, with the translated sequence MWYVDTFEAKSIGEVKFGRFGMRSGSPDIPPRFQLLGGEFFSLGQDAVFYERIRNLGDDVRVTILGALRDTAFDESIFNACRNELVTQESLLRSVDARTVETQFRRIAHGGRTLERIFFAYRGPGVFGDNRAPLIDVEVLPDSSPPTNVHAIIGSNGAGKTTLLRDIATAVLEPRAILPDSRGQIVDEQGNSIKPFVNLISVSFSSFDEAQFVESSRSITHRHVSIYRQAEDGSQTYVPKSAQHLSEEFAEAAAGLTPRQLDRWKDVLTVAATDPILEEALAPILNSVAGARVGQGDMLPIFSSLSSGHKIVLLALTHLAKLVAERTLILADEPETHLHPPLLSSFMRALSGLLVEQNGVALVATHSPVVLQEMPRSCVWKLRRSGQSIKAARLAIETFGENVGVLTREVFGLEITRSGFHRMLEDSVGEGMNYAEILQKFQGQLGGEAKSLIRALLAERMMGD
- a CDS encoding HNH endonuclease, producing the protein MESYATCVGGVANAEWKGFLGSLTPAVMHASAKFEEAVKQTSVHCLSGDDFRFGPSGNDELDETVNKEVRKLYTQRMVRRGTASRVIYDQIFLATDCCPLCGHREVSTLDHHLPKVGFPYLSVTPSNLVPACIECNKVKLDRIADIAEEETLHPYFDDLQDLRWLRGSVVEESPPAVLFYVDSPTSWSAVLAERVKTHFAAFRLARLYGAQAATQLRAIELYLEKISQGSGSAGVSSYLADMAVSSMKVDQNYWMVAMYESLAESSWYCSGGYRFDL